In Cardiocondyla obscurior isolate alpha-2009 linkage group LG07, Cobs3.1, whole genome shotgun sequence, the DNA window GTTAAAACCAATAATTtgattgtataattatttagatatttatatctatatactTTATCTATATACAAACTTATCGTTATTAAATGCTAATTGGTGCTGGTGTTAACACATGAAATCatgtgttatttaattttatattacctCTCTTTTCATTCCTATCTCGTTTGGTTGAGAATATCCTTTTCAGCATTTAATAACTTGTGAACGGTTTGTTACGATGATCCtcttaataagaaattatagTTTAAAAAACGCCAATCAAACATTGAATGCGTTGCAATAATTTCTCAGTAGGtcgaaaaatgttatttattaaatttatttttatatgtttaattgtacaatttatatttttgtatcacCTGAAAAAAAACACTGTACACGTCTGTACACGTATATACTTTGCAAATTTAAGGGAGCAATACAGAATTTATCAtcttataaataatagatGTAAGTATAActatatattgataaaaaaaaaacaattatttgtcgagtaataatttgtaagaaTAATTCTGAACATTCTTAGTTCGCAGAAGTGTATTTTCGATTCCATTCTTTTAAAAcattcatacatacatatgcagAGAAGGCGATATTTTCATTCGCAGACTTTTTtagcttttttctttttctcctttttccgcAATGAGGTATTTACTTCACCGTTTTCGACGTGTCCATTTTCTTGCCCATTTTCGACACTAtcgcgttttctctttttatcttgtttctttttcttctcttcttttttctgaGCAGCTAACATGTGCGCGGTTTCTTCCAGAGCTTCTCTCATCACatccaaatttttctttggCTCCTTACCAGTTGTGAAAAAATCTAGTCTGTCCTCTACTTGTTGCCGTAACTTTTCACCAAATATTTTTGTTGGTTGCTCTGTGAAACAATCTATTCTAGAGGCAATAGAGCATTTATTTGCCAAGTACCTCGCAATTCTACCCTTATTTTTAGTACCCGCGCGACCAATAAATGTAGAGTGAAATAATAATCCGTATTTTGGAGTATTCGATTTTCCGCGGCTTTTTAAAGCTCTGAACAGAGCTTTCTCTGCCCCTAATATTTGAACGGTAGACGCTGGTGCCTTCGCTAAATTAGTAAGCGATCCGGCGTGTGCTATTAATCGGGCGCCGACTTGATCTCCAATTAAAGTAGCTAAATTAGGTGCTACTCCTGCCATTTTTGACGTTAAATATTCAGCCATCTTCTTTCTGTACTCGACTAATGCGATAACTCGTCCAGCAAAGATTTCAACGTTCATTAAATCCACTGGACTTATGTCCATTCCCATAGATGACTTGGCCGCATTGACGATGGCCTGAGCTCTCGCGTTGTCCATAACAATTTCTTCCAATATTGCTAACTTTTCGTCCGTTAGTTCCTTACGATTTTTTATTGCTTGTGCTACTTTTGCATATGTATAATTCTCTGGAACTATTTTGTTGAGTTCAGGATAGTGATAACTGTACCATTCTCTAAAATCGAAATAAGAAGTCAGTGTTATGTCTTacattattttcgtaaatttaatttgtatttagtACTATACATACCGCACGCGCATACTAAATGTGTTGATATCTTTGTCTAGTTGATCCAGTAAAGCTATACTCTGAATAATCATATTATCAACTCTGTTCACATTGAATTTAACTTTTGCTCTTGAGTAGCTGTGTCCAAGACCTAACTGTGCAATTATAGAATTTTCAAAGGTAAACCCTTTCACCAGATTATGAAAATGTAATCTTATTCCTCTTATAATTTCAGGAACAGCATTGATATGGTCACATTTTATGTTCAAGGTCTCTGTAATATTTGCACCAAGCTTAGGATCTGCTACTCCAAGAACAACATCCTGTTTACTTAATCCACCAAAGGTTGAGTCTAGAAAAATCTTCAAGTCTTCTGTAACAATTCCCTCAGAAATACTGTTGATATTTTCCAGAGCAGACAATGCTGTTTTAAAAGGTGAGAAACCAACAAGGCTAACAATACTGCGAAAACGTGCTAGATCTGTTACAGATTCTTCCACCTGAGGTAACAACATTCCAATCTCCTCAAACTCTTTAACACGAAATGTAGCATACCCAGCTGCATGTTCAAACAGAATAAAAAGTTTTGtctgtaaaataaagtttttaattagcattacaattaattgtaagtattaatatattttgtataaactatattgcaatttttttatattgtatatttaataattatttttcaaatttctcaattaattctcaatatttaataattatttctcaaatcTACAGTAACTTTATGTCCTGTTAGTCGGTTATTATCATTACTTTTATTgtcgtattattattttactccCAAAGTACATACACAGCTCAGCACACTTAAGCTAAAAAAACAGTTAACCTCgaaaatcataaataattGATCGCgcagtaataatttaaaaaatgtgcaaGCAATTATAGTATAACGTACAGTCTAATAcgcttggaaaaattattatcccgAAATAgagtttaaaaatacaattaactAATAAAACTATACAGTATGCAATACAATTTTGTATCGATTActgtaaagaaaattacgaattGCAGTTCGAGAATTTATTGTCCTCGTGTGATTAAGAAGACTTAccatttttaat includes these proteins:
- the Nop56 gene encoding nucleolar protein 56 yields the protein MTKLFILFEHAAGYATFRVKEFEEIGMLLPQVEESVTDLARFRSIVSLVGFSPFKTALSALENINSISEGIVTEDLKIFLDSTFGGLSKQDVVLGVADPKLGANITETLNIKCDHINAVPEIIRGIRLHFHNLVKGFTFENSIIAQLGLGHSYSRAKVKFNVNRVDNMIIQSIALLDQLDKDINTFSMRVREWYSYHYPELNKIVPENYTYAKVAQAIKNRKELTDEKLAILEEIVMDNARAQAIVNAAKSSMGMDISPVDLMNVEIFAGRVIALVEYRKKMAEYLTSKMAGVAPNLATLIGDQVGARLIAHAGSLTNLAKAPASTVQILGAEKALFRALKSRGKSNTPKYGLLFHSTFIGRAGTKNKGRIARYLANKCSIASRIDCFTEQPTKIFGEKLRQQVEDRLDFFTTGKEPKKNLDVMREALEETAHMLAAQKKEEKKKKQDKKRKRDSVENGQENGHVENGEVNTSLRKKEKKKKAKKVCE